A single genomic interval of Deltaproteobacteria bacterium harbors:
- a CDS encoding response regulator, whose product MKRILIVDDAKVVVSLIRVYFANWPVEFMVAADGEEGLVRAKEHKPDLVIADVRMPKMDGFELCAAIIADEKLAGTPVVLLSANADEAAKKKGELVGATAFLKKPVSPEELKATVGKILGIGES is encoded by the coding sequence ATGAAGCGGATCTTGATCGTCGACGACGCGAAGGTGGTGGTGAGCCTCATCCGCGTCTACTTCGCCAACTGGCCGGTGGAGTTCATGGTCGCCGCCGACGGCGAAGAGGGCCTGGTGCGCGCCAAGGAGCACAAGCCCGACCTGGTCATCGCCGACGTGCGCATGCCCAAGATGGACGGCTTCGAGCTCTGCGCCGCCATCATCGCCGACGAGAAGCTCGCCGGCACGCCCGTGGTGCTCCTCTCCGCCAACGCCGACGAGGCCGCGAAGAAGAAGGGCGAGCTCGTTGGCGCCACGGCCTTCCTCAAGAAGCCCGTCTCGCCCGAGGAGCTCAAGGCGACGGTGGGCAAGATCCTCGGCATCGGAGAGTCCTGA
- a CDS encoding chemotaxis protein CheW produces MAQSLDFAQLYKRLDEADERLSRPLDPAAQQALLEKRAHTVARKVEHEQVDELSVLGFTLGEERYAVKVHDVEMVLTAKRLAPLAGAPRFVLGAAVVRSRIVPVLDLRHLLGRAGRSASDLTGIVAVAVGEERFALAVEHVEGQLDLPKSTLGPPPPGPYLHVGADQRAILDLSRLLEQAAREGQ; encoded by the coding sequence GTGGCCCAGTCGCTCGACTTCGCGCAGCTGTACAAGCGGCTCGACGAGGCCGACGAGCGGCTCTCGCGGCCGCTGGATCCCGCGGCGCAGCAGGCGCTGCTCGAGAAGCGCGCCCACACCGTCGCGCGCAAGGTGGAGCACGAGCAGGTCGACGAGCTCTCCGTGCTCGGTTTCACTCTGGGTGAAGAGCGGTACGCCGTGAAGGTGCACGACGTGGAGATGGTGCTCACCGCCAAGCGCCTCGCGCCGCTCGCGGGCGCGCCGCGCTTCGTGCTCGGCGCCGCCGTGGTGCGCTCGCGCATCGTGCCCGTGCTGGATCTGCGGCACCTGCTGGGCCGCGCGGGTCGGTCGGCGTCGGACCTGACGGGCATCGTGGCCGTGGCCGTGGGTGAAGAGCGGTTCGCGCTGGCGGTGGAGCACGTGGAGGGCCAGCTCGATCTGCCCAAGTCCACGCTCGGGCCGCCGCCGCCCGGGCCGTATCTGCACGTGGGCGCAGACCAGCGCGCCATCCTCGACCTCTCCCGCCTGCTGGAGCAGGCCGCCCGCGAGGGGCAATAG